Proteins from a single region of Coregonus clupeaformis isolate EN_2021a chromosome 19, ASM2061545v1, whole genome shotgun sequence:
- the setd6 gene encoding N-lysine methyltransferase setd6 isoform X2, whose product MYARMTTEGSDPLQSFLQWCEGVGLKLNNKVYISKEGTVAEYGMLAKEDIDEGELLFTIPRTALLQQGTTKVLAVLEEGKASLENTSGWVPLLLALMYEYTSPQSHWRPYLSLWPDFTALDHPMFWSKDERDRLLKGTGIPEAVDTDLTNIQKEYKDIVLPFITLHPDLWDPARHTLDLYRSLVAFVMAYSFQEPLDEDEEDEKDPNPPMMVPIADMLNHVSNHNANLEYTPECLKMVSVRSIRKGEEVFNTYGQMANWQLLHMYGFAEPYQSNSNDTADIPMSNVYKAAVQVTRSEAEQRLLVEKWSLLCEMEMVGDKGVFIFGKSGSLTDTEMYTTLKILCMSVEEFEDFRENEGWEEADDDDEEKMLQALSNEGLPSLPPLWRRLVHAAARFTLDSYGEDMQKDKVLLEDKDGYAKLSSRQRRALQVRYGQKTILHQLLELTKP is encoded by the exons atgtatgcacgcatgact ACAGAGGGCAGCGACCCTCTCCAGAGCTTCCTGCAGTGGTGTGAAGGAGTGGGGCTGAAACTCAACAACAAG GTGTACATCAGCAAGGAGGGCACAGTGGCAGAGTATGGCATGCTGGCTAAGGAGGACATAGATGAGGGAGAGTTGCTCTTTACTATACCCAGAACGGCTCTTCTTCAGCAAGGCACCACCAAGGTCCTGGCTGTGCTGGAGGAGG GTAAAGCATCTCTGGAGAACACGTCCGGCTGGGTACCCCTCCTCCTGGCTCTGATGTATGAGTACACATCTCCCCAGTCCCACTGGAGGCCTTACCTATCCCTCTGGCCTGACTTCACAGCTCTGGATCACCCCATGTTCTG GTCAAAGGATGAGCGGGACAGACTCCTGAAGGGGACAGGGATCCCAGAGGCGGTGGACACTGACCTCACCAACATCCAGAAAGAGTACAAAGACATCGTCCTACCTTTCATCACGTTACACCCTGACCTGTGGGACCCAGCGAGACATACACTGGACCTCTACAGAAGCCTGGTGGCTTTTGTCATGGCTTACAG TTTCCAGGAGCCCctggatgaggatgaggaggatgagaAGGACCCCAATCCCCCCATGATGGTGCCCATTGCGGACATGTTGAACCATGTGTCAAATCACAACGCCAATCTGGAGTACACACCT GAGTGTTTGAAGATGGTGTCAGTGCGAAGTATCCGGAAAGGAGAGGAAGTGTTCAACACATATGGCCAGATGGCCAACTGGCAGCTCCTACACATGTATGGCTTTGCCGAGCCATATCAAAGCAATAGCAACGACACTGCAGACATACCCATGTCCAATGTATACAAAGCAGCTGTGCAAG TGACTCGGTCTGAAGCTGAACAGCGCCTCCTGGTGGAGAAGTGGAGTCTGTTGTGTGAGATGGAGATGGTGGGAGACAAGGGAGTCTTTATCTTCGGAAAGTCAGGGTCCCTCACCGACACAGAGATGTACACAACACTCAAG ATCCTGTGCATGTCAGTGGAGGAGTTTGAGGACTTCAGAGAGAACGAAGGCTGGGAGGAGGCAGATGATGACGACGAGGAGAAAATGTTGCAGGCACTCTCCAACGAGGGTCTGCCTAGTCTGCCCCCTCTCTGGAGGCGTCTGGTGCACGCTGCAGCCCGCTTCACACTGGACTCCTACGGGGAGGACATGCAGAAGGACAAGGTGCTGCTGGAGGATAAAGATGGCTATGCTAAACTGAGCAGCCGGCAGAGGAGAGCACTGCAGGTCCGCTACGGCCAGAAGACTATCCTGCACCAGCTTCTGGAGCTCACCAAACCATGA
- the setd6 gene encoding N-lysine methyltransferase setd6 isoform X3, translating into MDKRTEGSDPLQSFLQWCEGVGLKLNNKVYISKEGTVAEYGMLAKEDIDEGELLFTIPRTALLQQGTTKVLAVLEEGKASLENTSGWVPLLLALMYEYTSPQSHWRPYLSLWPDFTALDHPMFWSKDERDRLLKGTGIPEAVDTDLTNIQKEYKDIVLPFITLHPDLWDPARHTLDLYRSLVAFVMAYSFQEPLDEDEEDEKDPNPPMMVPIADMLNHVSNHNANLEYTPECLKMVSVRSIRKGEEVFNTYGQMANWQLLHMYGFAEPYQSNSNDTADIPMSNVYKAAVQVTRSEAEQRLLVEKWSLLCEMEMVGDKGVFIFGKSGSLTDTEMYTTLKILCMSVEEFEDFRENEGWEEADDDDEEKMLQALSNEGLPSLPPLWRRLVHAAARFTLDSYGEDMQKDKVLLEDKDGYAKLSSRQRRALQVRYGQKTILHQLLELTKP; encoded by the exons ATGGATAAGAGG ACAGAGGGCAGCGACCCTCTCCAGAGCTTCCTGCAGTGGTGTGAAGGAGTGGGGCTGAAACTCAACAACAAG GTGTACATCAGCAAGGAGGGCACAGTGGCAGAGTATGGCATGCTGGCTAAGGAGGACATAGATGAGGGAGAGTTGCTCTTTACTATACCCAGAACGGCTCTTCTTCAGCAAGGCACCACCAAGGTCCTGGCTGTGCTGGAGGAGG GTAAAGCATCTCTGGAGAACACGTCCGGCTGGGTACCCCTCCTCCTGGCTCTGATGTATGAGTACACATCTCCCCAGTCCCACTGGAGGCCTTACCTATCCCTCTGGCCTGACTTCACAGCTCTGGATCACCCCATGTTCTG GTCAAAGGATGAGCGGGACAGACTCCTGAAGGGGACAGGGATCCCAGAGGCGGTGGACACTGACCTCACCAACATCCAGAAAGAGTACAAAGACATCGTCCTACCTTTCATCACGTTACACCCTGACCTGTGGGACCCAGCGAGACATACACTGGACCTCTACAGAAGCCTGGTGGCTTTTGTCATGGCTTACAG TTTCCAGGAGCCCctggatgaggatgaggaggatgagaAGGACCCCAATCCCCCCATGATGGTGCCCATTGCGGACATGTTGAACCATGTGTCAAATCACAACGCCAATCTGGAGTACACACCT GAGTGTTTGAAGATGGTGTCAGTGCGAAGTATCCGGAAAGGAGAGGAAGTGTTCAACACATATGGCCAGATGGCCAACTGGCAGCTCCTACACATGTATGGCTTTGCCGAGCCATATCAAAGCAATAGCAACGACACTGCAGACATACCCATGTCCAATGTATACAAAGCAGCTGTGCAAG TGACTCGGTCTGAAGCTGAACAGCGCCTCCTGGTGGAGAAGTGGAGTCTGTTGTGTGAGATGGAGATGGTGGGAGACAAGGGAGTCTTTATCTTCGGAAAGTCAGGGTCCCTCACCGACACAGAGATGTACACAACACTCAAG ATCCTGTGCATGTCAGTGGAGGAGTTTGAGGACTTCAGAGAGAACGAAGGCTGGGAGGAGGCAGATGATGACGACGAGGAGAAAATGTTGCAGGCACTCTCCAACGAGGGTCTGCCTAGTCTGCCCCCTCTCTGGAGGCGTCTGGTGCACGCTGCAGCCCGCTTCACACTGGACTCCTACGGGGAGGACATGCAGAAGGACAAGGTGCTGCTGGAGGATAAAGATGGCTATGCTAAACTGAGCAGCCGGCAGAGGAGAGCACTGCAGGTCCGCTACGGCCAGAAGACTATCCTGCACCAGCTTCTGGAGCTCACCAAACCATGA
- the setd6 gene encoding N-lysine methyltransferase setd6 isoform X1 produces MATDAKRLKTEGSDPLQSFLQWCEGVGLKLNNKVYISKEGTVAEYGMLAKEDIDEGELLFTIPRTALLQQGTTKVLAVLEEGKASLENTSGWVPLLLALMYEYTSPQSHWRPYLSLWPDFTALDHPMFWSKDERDRLLKGTGIPEAVDTDLTNIQKEYKDIVLPFITLHPDLWDPARHTLDLYRSLVAFVMAYSFQEPLDEDEEDEKDPNPPMMVPIADMLNHVSNHNANLEYTPECLKMVSVRSIRKGEEVFNTYGQMANWQLLHMYGFAEPYQSNSNDTADIPMSNVYKAAVQVTRSEAEQRLLVEKWSLLCEMEMVGDKGVFIFGKSGSLTDTEMYTTLKILCMSVEEFEDFRENEGWEEADDDDEEKMLQALSNEGLPSLPPLWRRLVHAAARFTLDSYGEDMQKDKVLLEDKDGYAKLSSRQRRALQVRYGQKTILHQLLELTKP; encoded by the exons ATGGCAACAGATGCTAAAAGACTCAAG ACAGAGGGCAGCGACCCTCTCCAGAGCTTCCTGCAGTGGTGTGAAGGAGTGGGGCTGAAACTCAACAACAAG GTGTACATCAGCAAGGAGGGCACAGTGGCAGAGTATGGCATGCTGGCTAAGGAGGACATAGATGAGGGAGAGTTGCTCTTTACTATACCCAGAACGGCTCTTCTTCAGCAAGGCACCACCAAGGTCCTGGCTGTGCTGGAGGAGG GTAAAGCATCTCTGGAGAACACGTCCGGCTGGGTACCCCTCCTCCTGGCTCTGATGTATGAGTACACATCTCCCCAGTCCCACTGGAGGCCTTACCTATCCCTCTGGCCTGACTTCACAGCTCTGGATCACCCCATGTTCTG GTCAAAGGATGAGCGGGACAGACTCCTGAAGGGGACAGGGATCCCAGAGGCGGTGGACACTGACCTCACCAACATCCAGAAAGAGTACAAAGACATCGTCCTACCTTTCATCACGTTACACCCTGACCTGTGGGACCCAGCGAGACATACACTGGACCTCTACAGAAGCCTGGTGGCTTTTGTCATGGCTTACAG TTTCCAGGAGCCCctggatgaggatgaggaggatgagaAGGACCCCAATCCCCCCATGATGGTGCCCATTGCGGACATGTTGAACCATGTGTCAAATCACAACGCCAATCTGGAGTACACACCT GAGTGTTTGAAGATGGTGTCAGTGCGAAGTATCCGGAAAGGAGAGGAAGTGTTCAACACATATGGCCAGATGGCCAACTGGCAGCTCCTACACATGTATGGCTTTGCCGAGCCATATCAAAGCAATAGCAACGACACTGCAGACATACCCATGTCCAATGTATACAAAGCAGCTGTGCAAG TGACTCGGTCTGAAGCTGAACAGCGCCTCCTGGTGGAGAAGTGGAGTCTGTTGTGTGAGATGGAGATGGTGGGAGACAAGGGAGTCTTTATCTTCGGAAAGTCAGGGTCCCTCACCGACACAGAGATGTACACAACACTCAAG ATCCTGTGCATGTCAGTGGAGGAGTTTGAGGACTTCAGAGAGAACGAAGGCTGGGAGGAGGCAGATGATGACGACGAGGAGAAAATGTTGCAGGCACTCTCCAACGAGGGTCTGCCTAGTCTGCCCCCTCTCTGGAGGCGTCTGGTGCACGCTGCAGCCCGCTTCACACTGGACTCCTACGGGGAGGACATGCAGAAGGACAAGGTGCTGCTGGAGGATAAAGATGGCTATGCTAAACTGAGCAGCCGGCAGAGGAGAGCACTGCAGGTCCGCTACGGCCAGAAGACTATCCTGCACCAGCTTCTGGAGCTCACCAAACCATGA